The sequence GCGGCCTCAGCACCATCTGCAGGCAGGATCGTCATCAACGCCCGCCGGGTTTGTTCATCGGTATTCTTTCGGGCGATTTCGAGGTTGTCATCAGGGACCTGCATATTCGCAAAGTCGCGGTCGAATTGTTGCCGGGTTGGCCTTGGGCGGATGATGGTCGCCGGAAGGTATTGCGTGTCTACCACCAATAACTGCACAATACTGAACTGGTTGCCTTCCAGAGTCCTTGGGATCTCAACGAGTTTAGGTTTGTAGCCAACGCTGGAGAATTCAATCAAATCCCCTTTAAACACCACTATAGAAAAAACACCCTCCTCATTTGTAATGGTACCTCTTCTTCCACCTTTGATGGAAACACTCACGGAGGGGATAGCTTCAAGACTGTCGGCTGTCATAACCACACCATACAACTGAACGACAGAATCTTTGATCGACTCGAATTGGGCGTTGGCTCGTTGACAGATGATAAAAAAACCTATTATGAATAAAGGTAGAATTCGCTTCATTGGGTCAAATATATATACTTCATGAAAATAGCCTCAACATTTTACCATCGGCATTGGTTAATTTTGCACTAAAATTCTCATACAACACCCTAATAATGACGCAAGAACAAATATTACAGGCGC comes from Flavihumibacter fluvii and encodes:
- a CDS encoding carboxypeptidase-like regulatory domain-containing protein, which produces MKRILPLFIIGFFIICQRANAQFESIKDSVVQLYGVVMTADSLEAIPSVSVSIKGGRRGTITNEEGVFSIVVFKGDLIEFSSVGYKPKLVEIPRTLEGNQFSIVQLLVVDTQYLPATIIRPRPTRQQFDRDFANMQVPDDNLEIARKNTDEQTRRALMTILPADGAEAANYSLRKQAYKYTYAGQLPPMNIMNPVAWADFIKAWKRGDFKSKK